From Streptomyces sp. NBC_00690, a single genomic window includes:
- a CDS encoding aspartyl/asparaginyl beta-hydroxylase domain-containing protein: MRSHILGRIDLDETLLSRDLEYLSSLPRGEEGYDEFSNGYWKNLPLWNSTGDSGDDLYRDTDSPAQLTEHGKNCSYLRDVVESTFNTDHITMVRTRNLVDAVVIPHRDFVELDKDADQYFRVLMFLEENAAALHSNDDTVINMRPGEIWFLDAGSVHAAANFSPDSRQMLCVDFAFDGEYQESDVFRDASRYRPSTDAQIIERPPLPAARLDAIKGLGQVVDRSNFKEFLFLLSKVHFRYDVPAEATYEWLADIAVTSGDELLVGKANELREYAIGARALSERFTVNSWG, from the coding sequence TTGAGATCACACATCCTGGGACGCATCGACCTGGACGAAACACTCCTGTCCAGGGACCTCGAATACCTCAGCTCTCTGCCCCGCGGTGAAGAGGGCTACGACGAGTTCAGCAACGGCTACTGGAAGAACTTGCCGCTGTGGAACAGCACCGGTGACTCCGGGGACGATCTCTACCGCGACACCGACTCCCCCGCCCAACTGACCGAACACGGCAAGAACTGCTCCTACTTGCGTGACGTGGTGGAAAGCACCTTCAACACCGACCACATCACGATGGTGCGCACCCGCAACCTCGTGGACGCGGTCGTCATTCCGCACCGGGACTTCGTGGAGTTGGACAAGGACGCGGACCAGTACTTCCGCGTACTGATGTTCCTGGAGGAGAACGCAGCCGCCCTGCACTCCAATGACGACACCGTCATCAACATGCGCCCGGGGGAGATCTGGTTCCTCGACGCGGGATCGGTGCACGCGGCGGCCAATTTCTCCCCTGACAGTCGGCAGATGCTGTGCGTGGACTTCGCCTTCGACGGCGAGTACCAGGAGTCGGACGTCTTCCGGGACGCCTCCCGCTACCGGCCGTCGACCGATGCCCAGATCATCGAGCGGCCACCCCTGCCAGCAGCCCGACTCGACGCCATCAAGGGGTTGGGGCAGGTCGTCGACCGCTCGAACTTCAAGGAGTTCCTCTTCCTCCTCTCCAAAGTCCACTTCCGCTACGACGTGCCCGCGGAAGCGACCTACGAATGGCTGGCTGACATCGCTGTCACCTCGGGCGATGAACTCCTCGTCGGAAAGGCAAACGAACTGCGCGAATACGCCATCGGTGCCCGCGCACTGAGCGAGCGCTTCACCGTGAACTCCTGGGGATGA
- a CDS encoding GNAT family N-acetyltransferase, whose protein sequence is MNPTETYPVLPRYVTDGLPAAWLEVPAPPTDFVRGGLRYRQVRADGSDVPMIWEWMNRPHTAKGWEYDWPLARWQAHIDAQFASDYSRPIIVESEGRPIAYMEFYRMAQDVVGHHYRAAAHDLSMHLAIADLVDTGRGLGSRIIGEVTDEFFLRDPLCNAVVYEPDAVNAASRRMIENNDATCLGEVQVRHRKIALYAKAREGHPLPRIEP, encoded by the coding sequence TTGAACCCAACCGAGACCTATCCGGTCCTGCCCCGCTATGTCACGGACGGGCTGCCCGCCGCCTGGCTTGAGGTGCCCGCGCCGCCCACCGACTTCGTCCGTGGGGGCCTTCGGTACCGGCAGGTACGAGCGGACGGTTCCGACGTGCCGATGATCTGGGAGTGGATGAACCGGCCCCACACCGCGAAGGGTTGGGAGTACGACTGGCCCCTGGCACGTTGGCAGGCGCACATCGACGCCCAGTTCGCCTCCGACTACTCGCGCCCCATCATCGTGGAGAGCGAGGGGCGACCCATCGCCTATATGGAGTTCTACCGCATGGCACAGGACGTCGTTGGGCACCACTACCGGGCCGCCGCGCACGATCTGAGCATGCACCTGGCCATCGCCGACCTCGTGGACACCGGCCGCGGCCTCGGCAGCAGGATCATCGGAGAGGTCACCGATGAGTTCTTCCTGCGCGACCCGCTGTGCAACGCCGTCGTCTACGAGCCCGACGCGGTGAACGCGGCCTCCCGCAGGATGATCGAGAACAACGACGCCACCTGTCTGGGTGAAGTCCAGGTCCGCCACCGCAAGATCGCCCTCTACGCCAAGGCGAGGGAGGGGCACCCACTGCCGCGCATCGAACCCTGA